One genomic region from Pararge aegeria chromosome 14, ilParAegt1.1, whole genome shotgun sequence encodes:
- the LOC120629496 gene encoding macrophage mannose receptor 1-like: protein MPLQWLPGEPDNADNSEDCIAYVDGCVADINCTELLPFVCYKKSTAMSKPICDTDDEGEPGPRDRCYKLHHEHRTWTQANQICVAEGGQLATIRSREEASYLRIAYLGLVTSDIAFNVIFIGFLDWSGRGDWRTIQGQSLENAGFDDWDSRHLDCSDAGKTCGALQLTNVKLISHWCEHTAPFLCAFPQNSTP, encoded by the exons ATGCCGCTGCAGTGGCTTCCCGGGGAGCCCGACAACGCAGACAACAGCGAGGACTGCATCGCGTACGTGGACGGCTGCGTGGCGGACATAAACTGCACTGAGCTACTGCCGTTCGTGTGCTACAAGAAGTCCACTGCGATGTCCAAACCGATTTGCGATACCGATG ACGAAGGTGAGCCGGGCCCGCGTGACCGCTGCTACAAGCTTCACCACGAGCATCGAACCTGGACCCAGGCGAACCAGATCTGCGTAGCGGAAGGGGGTCAGCTAGCTACAATCAGAAGTAGAGAAGAGGCATCGTATCTAAGGATTGCCTACCTAGGACTCGTTACATCAGACATTGCTTTTAATGTCATATTTATTGGTTTCCTGGATTGGAGTGGACGCGGGGACTGGAGGACTATTCAAG GGCAATCGTTGGAGAACGCAGGCTTCGATGATTGGGACAGCAGACATCTGGATTGCTCAGACGCCGGGAAGACTTGTGGCGCCTTGCAGCTGACAAATGTCAAGCTGATCAGCCACTGGTGCGAGCACACCGCGCCTTTTCTGTGCGCTTTCCCCCAGAATAGCACTCCCTAA